In Panicum virgatum strain AP13 chromosome 5K, P.virgatum_v5, whole genome shotgun sequence, the genomic window GTTGAAGTATATTTTACCATCAGTGGAAGCGGTAAGGTTTCTACCAGACATTAAGTAGAAACCTGCATGCGTCCGTGGCCAATACACATAGGAGATTTGACTTAAATAGTTTGGTGAGCCGATTCCTCTGCTTGCCCTGCCCCTGCTGCCAGGTTATCAGCGAGGCAACCAGAGATGAGTTGGCTTATCAGCCAATCAGTcagcagtatttttttcttacaccaaatcagcatcagccaccagcaAGCCAGCAGTGCTTTGCTCTTGtaacaaatcagcatcagctacCAGCCACATCCAAACGAACAAAGTGATATATCGTCAAGTTAGTGCACAGAAAATTAAAGCCCCCTCAAGGGCGTCACCTACCAAGGTAGATAATAGTAAACTATCGCCAAGCTGCTGATGATATTGCGGTTGAATAAACTAAAAACACGCAGGGATCATGCGACGGTGATGTCTGGAGCAAATAGGCTTTGAATCATTTGTTTCCTATCCATTAATTCAGTTGGTACACGTCATATCATGTGGAACGCGCGAGAGCAGTTTCAGCCTTGGAGCAAGTAAAAAACTCCCattcttttgagtctaatttaCACGCTATTATTCGGGCACGTCTATTCATCGTGCGCGCGATAATAATCGCGCGTGTCGCAGAAGCGGCGACGCCGGCAGGATCCGGCGAGATCCGGCagccggaggcggaggtggaggcggccggaggcggaggcggctggaggcggtcggaggtggaggtggaggcggaggcggccgaagtcgacggccggaggcggaggcggcgatggTTGGAGGCGGCCGGAGTCAGAGTCGGAGGCGGCCGGAGGCAGTGGGAGGCGGTcggtggtcggcggcggaggcaggggagcggcggcgggtggcttGTGCGATGCAATCGCTACCACCCGCGTGCGCGTTAAATAGACGCCCCCTATGATTCTGGCATTCAAGTATGCAGGCAATTAAGCAATGTGCATACCTGGGCAGGCTAGACTATTTTACCTATAATTTGAGTGCCTTGCCCACAGCGTTACAGAGGGATCGATGAGCACTCTATCCTCTTGAAACCCAGTACATTAGACATGCTATATAGTTATTCAATATGTACAATAGATGGCATTTTACTATAAATAGCTTGGCATGGGTGCCACTTAATTATCCTTGTATAACGTGGAGAGATCATTAGAGATCAGAGATGGAGAACACCAACACCACCAAGGACTTTGTGGTTGTCAACAAGCTGGGACGCAAAACGGCGAACTACACTCCCTCGAGATGGAGCGAGTTCTTCATAGACTATGTCCCTCCTTTGGTTAATGTAcgagtatatatttattatttaccATTTTTATTAACTAATTATATACTTTATTGTGATGCTCATTTTGGTGTTAATTGCTTGAGAAATATATACAAAATTCTCACACTTGATGCACAAACAacttgaatatatatatatatatatatatatatatatatatatatatatatatatatatatatatatatatatatatatatatatatatatatatatcgttgGAAAATTTTTCTTTCTACACTCGCTTGTAGCTACTCCCACATGTGTATCTCATGATATATGACGTATCTGATCCAACAAAGAGTATGTAAGTGGAGTATGTGATCATACTAGAATATCTATGATGATATATACATTAGGTAGGTATGTGACCATACATAGAGTATATAGACATACttattttatatactaataCTAAGGTATAATCAtagtatatttaaaaaataggatttcttttgaaaattttcatttatatacctttgaagtatcttagaataagtatatgaacatactcaaaTTGATAAATAAATATGCGGACATACACACGATGGTATACTGATGATGAGAGTAATTACACGCGAGTGTAGAAAAAACTCGTcctactatatatataatattgtaAAGAGTTTGCTTAATATATTCAAGTTAACTATGTCtcatttttcttaaaaaaaataatcaGCATGTTCAACAATTgtgatatacatatatacatgcagGTGTCCGAAGAATGGCTCGTGGAAGGGGCGGCGAAGATGAAGGAAGAGATCCGAGCCATGATCACCACCGCAATTGACACGGTCGAGATAATAAAGCTGATCGACACGGTTGAGCACCTCTGCCTCGACTACCATTTTGAAGCGGAGATCAACGACAAGCTGCAGTTCCTCAACGGAACAAAGTTCGACAGCGATGATCTTCACCAGGTGGCTCTCCGGTTCAGGCTGCTTAGGCAGCGTGGCTTCTATGTCCCCCCAGGTATTCATATGAACTCTTCTTTCGAATTTTGATCAACTTaattttcatgtataatttaGGCACAAAAGGTCCAAATATAAGCCAGGCTCCAAAAGGCCCAAATGTAATTCAAAATGGTGAACCAATTGTTTTGTTTACATATATGATACAACTGAACCTTAATAAACTGTTAGTCTATATGGATTGCATATATCTGAATATTGCACATAATGTACAGTTAAATTCTTGTAGATGTTTTCAACAAGTTCAAGGATGAGTTCGGAAACTTCAAGACGACATTAATTGGAGACACAAAGGGACTGCTTAGTTTATACAATGCGACTCATCTCTTACTCCCGAATGAAACCGTACTTGAAGACGCTATCAAGTTCGCCGGAGACAATATCAAGAAAGCAGTTCACGGCTTGAAATCTCCTCTGGCCGAACAAGTACCGCGTGCTCTCAAGAGCCCCCTTCCTAGGTTCATGCAGAAACTTGAAGCAAGGTTCTACAATGACGAATATGGAGACGAAGAGGACTCAAATGATACAATACTGAAATTCGcaaagttggatttcattgCTGTACAAAGAGAGCATTGCAAAGAATTGAAGGCCCTCTCGTTGTAGGGTTTTTTTTACGGTCTATGTTATTATTGCTTTTCATTACCAATTACAATTCATAGACATGACATTTCTTTTCCATGGAGAATTCTTCTAACAACTGCATAAATAATGTACTTGTGTAATTGTATGTGTATCGGTGGTGGAAGGACTTGAGAATTACAGAGACTTTGCCCTATGCTCGGGACCGCATAGTTGAATGTTACTTCTGGATTTTAGGAGTGTATTTTGAACCATGTTACTCTCGTGCACGCATAATCACTACAAAGTACATTATCCTTCTTAGTGTTTTGGACGATACCTACGATATTTATGCCACCTTGGATGAGTGTCGTCTCCTTACTATTGCTTTTAAGAGGTATCTCACTTCTCTTGGCATACATTTCGTTGGCTCAAAGATTACATCAATCATGATTTTCATTTTCTGTTGCTAACATAAAAATTGACTATTAACATTAGTTATATAATTCATTTAGAATTTAGGGTTTAGAGTTTGGGGTATCTTTTTATTTCTTACATGAAAGTGAATTTATAATATGGATGAAACCATGTAATTATAAACATTTTATCAGTTGAGAAATTATTTATGTACATGTCAGTATATATGCGATAGTCTTATCGATAAAAAATATCCTGGCATGCAGGTGGGACAAGGATTCTGTGGATATGTTGCCTGAGTACATAAGGAGTTTCTATCTGAAATTTATAAACAGTTGTAATGAAATTGAGAGTGAATTGGAACCCAGTGAGAAATTCCGCGTGTCATACTTTAAGAGTCAGGTAAGCACCTGCTttgaattttcatttttttgttatATCATATATATACAAAATTACAAATAATTATATATGCTATAGCTGAAGATGCATGCAGCAAACACTACtataaaaatgatttgtaggaacGCCCCGATTATTTTTCAACGACGGACCAAAATTTCacccgttgctacaaatagagtgggattactgtagcatccacCCCGCCCCTAGAAAAGCATTTTTACgggcgggtcaccccctcacccgccaCTAAAAATAAGCATTATTTTTTGGGGGTGGTtcatggcgtcacccgcccctaaaaagagCATTTCTTGGGGTGGTTTATGCCATCAACCGCCTCTAAAAATGGTGGTATTTATAGGGATGGGTCATGGCCTCACCCGTTcctacaaatgcatttttaggggcgggtgatggcatgacccgcacctacaaatgatttaacgcaaaaaaaaattcataactttttcatataatCTCGGataaagtcaaactttatatcaaaattatagagaatgacgagatctaaaactttgtagttgatacTTTTTCATTTAAAATCATCTAATGgaccaaaaaattattataagttctctaatAAATATAACTATAGagtatctcatataactcaagtcatactttAAGGTTTCAAGAATCTTAACATTTATATATACTAAAATATACTtggtatatttttttttgtttttgtagtttacaataaccatagtgtagaagtttcacatttttaaatttgtttttgctatatgtaaacaattaaatgaatttttagataaaatagaaaaatatttttagggacgggtgatggcgtcacccggcccgcccctagaaatgcatttgtaggggcgggtgatggcgtcacccgcccctacgaATCAATTTTCGAGTTAACATAAAATTATAGCATACCCCATAGAGTCACGGTGCAGTGGTAAGTAAGGAATGTGTGAGGTTAGAGGTAAGCGGTTCGAATCTCCGGTGATGCAAGTGTGTATATTTcgtaaaaaaataaatcatagcTTGACACTACAAACTAGTGGCTGGTTGGCTAg contains:
- the LOC120709770 gene encoding alpha-humulene synthase-like, translating into MIFTRWLSGTKGPNISQAPKGPNVIQNDVFNKFKDEFGNFKTTLIGDTKGLLSLYNATHLLLPNETVLEDAIKFAGDNIKKAVHGLKSPLAEQVPRALKSPLPRFMQKLEARFYNDEYGDEEDSNDTILKFAKLDFIAVQREHCKELKALSLWKDLRITETLPYARDRIVECYFWILGVYFEPCYSRARIITTKYIILLSVLDDTYDIYATLDECRLLTIAFKRYLTSLGIHFVGSKITSIMIFIFFEKLFMYMWDKDSVDMLPEYIRSFYLKFINSCNEIESELEPSEKFRVSYFKSQTEIMVDAYLQEASWYAQDMFPEVDIRKELSVVRSSGYPELTCVSFIGMGEVATKEAFDWVTSIPKIVRASAEICRFTDDIYSSEILFLD